A single window of Archangium gephyra DNA harbors:
- a CDS encoding D-alanine--D-alanine ligase family protein, giving the protein MALPPLRIAVLHYQAKDDPPDAVMEQVCATLQQLGHTPVPVRVDESLSDMVRQVSRSGADLVFNLCETFAEDYRFDVNVAAVLELARVPFTGSGTAGLLLAQDKILTKQLLQFHGVLTPRFASFDGDSFQTNGDLSFPLIVKPARSDASMGLGVEKDMEGLARRVRMIREQYDDEALAEEFIEGRELYVGVLGDHSRPEVLPVVELDFGKKWSRKRMKIADREVKFGPDTPGSPQLVLPRDLSDELRGRIEGAAVTAFRALKLRDYARIDFRVSSATNEPYLLEVNPNPYLEEKSEVALAARDKGMSYPALIQHIVEVAARRYGLGRGAAQAAPAEEPLST; this is encoded by the coding sequence ATGGCACTGCCGCCCCTTCGCATCGCGGTCCTTCACTACCAGGCCAAGGATGATCCGCCGGATGCGGTGATGGAGCAGGTGTGCGCCACGCTCCAGCAGCTCGGACACACGCCGGTGCCGGTGCGCGTGGACGAGAGCCTCTCGGACATGGTGCGGCAGGTGTCCAGGTCGGGCGCCGACCTCGTCTTCAACCTCTGCGAGACCTTCGCCGAGGACTACCGGTTCGATGTGAACGTCGCCGCGGTGCTGGAGCTCGCGCGCGTGCCCTTCACGGGCTCGGGGACGGCGGGCCTGCTGCTCGCCCAGGACAAGATCCTCACCAAGCAGCTGCTGCAGTTCCACGGGGTGCTCACCCCGCGCTTCGCCTCCTTCGACGGCGACTCGTTCCAGACGAATGGAGACCTGTCCTTTCCGCTCATCGTCAAGCCCGCGCGCTCGGACGCCTCCATGGGGCTGGGCGTGGAGAAGGACATGGAGGGGCTGGCGCGCCGCGTGCGGATGATTCGCGAGCAGTATGACGACGAGGCGCTCGCGGAGGAGTTCATCGAGGGGCGGGAGTTGTACGTGGGCGTGCTCGGCGATCACTCCCGGCCCGAGGTGCTTCCCGTGGTGGAGCTCGACTTCGGAAAGAAGTGGAGCCGCAAACGCATGAAGATCGCGGACCGGGAGGTGAAGTTCGGGCCGGATACGCCCGGGAGCCCCCAGCTCGTGCTGCCCAGGGACTTGTCGGACGAGCTGCGGGGCCGCATCGAGGGAGCCGCGGTGACGGCCTTCCGCGCGCTCAAGCTGCGCGACTACGCCCGCATCGACTTCCGCGTGTCCAGCGCCACCAACGAGCCCTACCTCCTCGAGGTGAACCCCAACCCGTACCTCGAGGAGAAGAGCGAGGTGGCGCTCGCGGCCCGGGACAAGGGCATGTCGTATCCGGCGCTCATCCAGCACATCGTCGAGGTGGCCGCGCGCCGTTACGGGCTCGGGAGAGGGGCGGCCCAGGCCGCGCCCGCCGAGGAGCCCCTGTCCACGTAG
- a CDS encoding toxin-antitoxin system YwqK family antitoxin has translation MSATRVQELEASIAELKASREEAPEAMKKGLDRQIAALQDAIKLQQMTDTANEQNKSRRPQLTAEQKAFFTPVAPAKVPSWIPDTLTRAQLTEEMMKCPAGARVFADKHDMDCRKPPTSKAGVPQPHGLALWFYKSTGKLKAQRYYENGLLRWDISYHTTGARSSQGFYDNEKPKQDRETGLHTSYAPNGSIVRQAEYKSGKLQGWSKLWEDDGYPMSATRYEDHKSVEMVGPTGKKM, from the coding sequence ATGTCCGCTACCCGAGTCCAGGAGCTCGAGGCCTCCATCGCCGAGTTGAAGGCCAGTCGTGAAGAGGCCCCCGAAGCCATGAAGAAGGGGCTCGACCGGCAGATCGCCGCGCTGCAGGACGCGATCAAGCTGCAGCAGATGACCGATACGGCCAACGAGCAGAACAAGTCGCGGCGCCCGCAGCTCACCGCCGAGCAGAAGGCGTTCTTCACTCCCGTGGCGCCCGCCAAGGTGCCCTCGTGGATCCCCGACACGCTCACCCGCGCGCAACTCACGGAGGAGATGATGAAGTGCCCCGCGGGCGCCCGGGTGTTCGCGGACAAGCACGACATGGACTGCCGCAAGCCTCCCACCTCGAAGGCGGGTGTTCCTCAGCCTCACGGCCTGGCGCTGTGGTTCTACAAGTCCACCGGCAAGCTCAAGGCCCAGCGCTACTACGAGAACGGCCTGCTGCGCTGGGACATCTCGTACCACACCACCGGCGCGCGCTCGTCCCAGGGCTTCTATGACAACGAGAAGCCGAAGCAGGACCGCGAGACGGGCCTGCATACCTCGTACGCCCCCAATGGGAGCATCGTCCGGCAGGCGGAGTACAAGTCCGGCAAGCTCCAGGGCTGGAGCAAGCTGTGGGAGGACGACGGCTACCCCATGAGCGCCACGCGCTACGAGGACCACAAGTCCGTGGAGATGGTGGGCCCCACCGGCAAGAAGATGTAA
- a CDS encoding DinB family protein, with protein sequence MKRSLLALAVLLPTLVLAAEPAAPAKAAAPKDSKFLVDYLTQTQKDFLKSIDGLSEAQWKFKPAPDRWSVAEVAEHIALSEDMFGENITGKVLKTPAATAEQKAKTQGLEEKILQGIPDRTNKFKAPEKLQPASKFTSAKEAAKAFNARREANIALAKGTPESELRSHVSGPSPMGDLDAYQWMLFMAAHSKRHTAQIEEVKADPSFPKK encoded by the coding sequence ATGAAGCGTTCCCTGCTCGCCCTCGCCGTGCTGCTCCCCACCCTCGTCCTCGCCGCCGAGCCGGCTGCCCCCGCGAAGGCGGCGGCCCCCAAGGACTCGAAGTTCCTCGTCGACTACCTCACCCAGACCCAGAAGGACTTCCTCAAGTCCATCGACGGGCTCTCGGAGGCGCAGTGGAAGTTCAAGCCCGCGCCGGATCGCTGGTCGGTCGCCGAGGTGGCCGAGCACATCGCCCTGTCCGAGGACATGTTCGGCGAGAACATCACGGGCAAGGTCCTCAAGACGCCCGCCGCCACCGCCGAGCAGAAGGCCAAGACCCAGGGGCTCGAGGAGAAGATCCTCCAGGGCATTCCGGATCGGACCAACAAGTTCAAGGCGCCCGAGAAGCTCCAGCCCGCGAGCAAGTTCACCTCGGCCAAGGAGGCCGCCAAGGCCTTCAACGCCCGGCGCGAGGCGAACATCGCCCTGGCCAAGGGGACGCCGGAGAGCGAGCTGCGCAGCCACGTGAGCGGTCCGTCGCCCATGGGTGATCTGGACGCCTACCAGTGGATGCTCTTCATGGCCGCGCACTCCAAGCGGCACACCGCGCAGATCGAAGAGGTGAAGGCCGACCCGAGCTTCCCCAAGAAGTAG
- a CDS encoding ATP-binding protein, with protein sequence MTETLYPRSSYWLPRAYRQHWSGHYSVLLHTVNYFWEFRASKEEHRLFQRARESCEGPYSVPDNLFGFMLEGPEPRWEGKFESVQESLDRVVRFTRAVWEHSCQVERDDPPQLPEVQITRTWLNRLFFGLVLDALAAMRSRAPQQHVLRLSTRASEQSVRVTISATGPGLPPGMMPHLFEPLCPPPVPGTGQWLGLYRLRALVEAVGGALQVESQPNQGVTFRVDLPIHVRSGEGPPPRPLEEPQLRALQNDERNAARAVMALAAEQVLTQTAFLRSLLQRIARLPNEEAKEEEKEEKREVLSTGFEACRRLHAQARNLRLLRYVPPEPPLPVYVEKCLARALRMIRGQLPPTVRVEEDLAPEPSPVLGSARYLLRVFLYLLRGSLRTMGHDPSRQHVLRVRSWREESWSRVVLTGPVFRTSEEQHFFLESGILVQSGIWDSASGPEDYSLPGSQAIVEAMGGELRVDSDESGGTTYSLRLPAAPGLPGP encoded by the coding sequence ATGACAGAAACCCTCTATCCCCGCTCGTCGTACTGGCTGCCGCGCGCCTACCGACAGCATTGGAGCGGCCACTACAGCGTCTTGCTGCACACCGTGAACTACTTCTGGGAATTTCGTGCGAGCAAAGAAGAGCACAGGCTCTTCCAGCGGGCCCGCGAATCGTGCGAGGGCCCCTACAGCGTCCCGGACAACCTTTTTGGGTTCATGTTAGAGGGCCCCGAGCCCCGGTGGGAGGGCAAGTTCGAGAGCGTGCAGGAGAGCCTGGACCGGGTGGTGCGCTTCACCCGGGCGGTGTGGGAACACTCGTGCCAGGTGGAGAGGGACGACCCGCCCCAGCTGCCAGAAGTGCAGATCACCCGGACCTGGCTGAACCGGCTGTTCTTCGGGCTCGTGCTCGATGCCCTCGCGGCCATGCGCTCGCGAGCCCCCCAGCAGCACGTGCTGCGCCTGAGCACCCGGGCCTCCGAGCAAAGCGTGCGGGTGACGATCTCCGCCACCGGTCCGGGCCTCCCGCCAGGGATGATGCCGCACCTCTTCGAGCCCCTGTGTCCTCCCCCCGTTCCCGGCACGGGCCAATGGCTGGGGCTGTACAGACTCCGGGCCCTCGTGGAGGCCGTGGGCGGAGCGCTCCAGGTGGAGAGCCAGCCGAACCAGGGCGTGACGTTCCGCGTGGACCTTCCCATCCATGTCCGGTCCGGCGAGGGCCCCCCACCGCGCCCCCTCGAGGAGCCGCAGCTGCGGGCGCTCCAGAATGACGAGCGCAACGCCGCACGGGCCGTGATGGCGCTCGCCGCCGAGCAGGTCCTCACCCAGACCGCGTTCCTTCGCTCGCTGCTCCAGCGCATCGCGAGGCTCCCGAATGAGGAGGCGAAGGAGGAAGAGAAGGAGGAAAAGCGCGAGGTCCTGTCCACGGGCTTCGAGGCGTGTCGCCGCCTCCACGCGCAGGCACGAAACCTCCGCCTCTTGAGGTACGTGCCACCGGAGCCGCCCCTGCCCGTGTACGTCGAGAAGTGCCTGGCCAGGGCGCTGCGCATGATCCGCGGCCAGCTGCCGCCGACGGTCCGAGTGGAGGAGGACCTCGCCCCGGAGCCCTCCCCCGTGCTCGGCAGCGCGCGCTACCTCCTGCGCGTGTTCCTGTACCTGCTGCGGGGCTCCCTCCGCACCATGGGGCACGACCCCTCACGGCAGCACGTGCTCCGGGTGAGGTCCTGGCGGGAGGAGTCCTGGAGCCGCGTGGTCCTCACCGGCCCCGTCTTTCGTACATCAGAGGAGCAGCACTTCTTCCTGGAGAGCGGGATCTTGGTGCAGAGCGGGATCTGGGACTCCGCATCGGGACCGGAGGACTACAGCCTGCCCGGCAGCCAGGCCATCGTGGAGGCCATGGGGGGCGAGCTGCGGGTCGACAGCGACGAAAGCGGCGGCACCACCTACTCCTTGCGCCTGCCCGCCGCACCTGGGTTGCCCGGCCCCTGA
- a CDS encoding DUF5953 family protein produces MMSAPTDLGVAVYAPALVRGDARPLAIIHGMERALPGLRLGWTTSGKALHGRLPQREAAVRLLQ; encoded by the coding sequence ATGATGAGCGCTCCGACTGACCTTGGTGTCGCGGTCTATGCGCCCGCACTCGTGCGCGGCGATGCACGACCTCTCGCCATCATCCACGGGATGGAACGTGCGCTTCCCGGCTTGCGTCTGGGATGGACGACTTCCGGAAAGGCTCTACACGGGCGACTTCCACAACGCGAAGCAGCCGTGAGGCTCCTACAATGA
- a CDS encoding glycosyltransferase — protein MASVGSIILTVLAGGLATLAVVLVSLTAFLYLLYRDDLRSRRSASGPWAEQEVVRPRSGKLRFALFYWGSRGDFQPLAVLAQQLKREGHSVIINVRERYREAGRSLGLEESELFAQEEDHTEDVVTVQLQGQSGPRSIYYLFRHIAGHTPAYVRQFDEMVTRSKPDVLIVNEFALNVGILAADKHRLPLFVLRYTPLFTATTEWLCPMVGTGDKGSFINWLSYTLPFFIRIFLEGPVLRRLRRVHDLPPRPALSYFFGRGFWQYPALQAYSSTLMPVPHKDTPPWYFNPGPLLPPSQEETEAVPEALSDFLRQSGERPIIYIGFGSFSLLQFLPLAQARQAAHAMLGAVQELGLRAILLEHTFDFMLEDPILQNPQWYMGKRFPHSWLFPRVSVIVHQGGAGHCAASARSGKPTIAIPIFEEQEFNAQALVSAGVAVRLRIQELTQQSFKKAFQEALRLEGQARVVGTQLDEQVRHSGEKAVKEILGWLGISRTDPT, from the coding sequence ATGGCATCAGTTGGCTCCATCATCCTCACGGTGCTCGCGGGAGGACTGGCCACCCTCGCGGTGGTGCTCGTGTCACTCACCGCCTTCCTCTATCTCCTCTACCGCGACGACCTGCGCTCCCGCCGGAGCGCGAGCGGCCCCTGGGCGGAGCAGGAGGTGGTGCGGCCCCGAAGTGGAAAGCTCCGCTTCGCCCTCTTCTATTGGGGGAGCCGGGGAGACTTCCAGCCCCTGGCCGTGCTCGCGCAACAACTCAAGCGCGAGGGCCACTCGGTGATCATCAACGTCCGCGAGCGCTACCGCGAGGCGGGCCGGAGCCTGGGCCTGGAGGAGAGCGAGCTCTTCGCGCAGGAAGAGGACCACACGGAGGACGTCGTCACCGTCCAGCTCCAGGGCCAGTCGGGGCCGCGGAGCATCTATTACCTCTTCCGCCATATCGCCGGGCACACCCCGGCCTACGTGCGACAGTTCGATGAGATGGTGACGCGCTCGAAGCCCGATGTGCTCATCGTCAATGAGTTCGCCCTCAACGTGGGAATCCTGGCGGCGGACAAACACCGGCTCCCCCTGTTCGTCTTGCGCTACACCCCGCTCTTCACCGCGACGACCGAGTGGCTCTGCCCCATGGTGGGCACGGGTGACAAGGGAAGCTTCATCAACTGGCTGTCCTATACGCTCCCCTTCTTCATCCGCATCTTCCTGGAGGGGCCCGTGCTGCGCCGACTGCGGCGCGTGCATGACCTGCCACCGCGTCCTGCGCTGAGCTACTTCTTTGGCCGCGGGTTCTGGCAGTACCCCGCGCTCCAAGCCTACTCGAGCACGCTCATGCCCGTGCCGCACAAGGACACACCTCCCTGGTATTTCAACCCCGGGCCGCTGCTGCCGCCCAGTCAGGAAGAGACGGAGGCCGTGCCCGAGGCGCTCAGCGACTTCCTGCGCCAGAGCGGAGAGCGGCCCATCATCTACATCGGGTTCGGCAGCTTCTCGCTGCTGCAATTCCTTCCCCTCGCCCAGGCCCGGCAGGCCGCCCACGCCATGCTGGGCGCCGTCCAGGAGCTGGGCCTCCGCGCCATCCTGCTCGAGCACACGTTCGACTTCATGCTCGAGGACCCCATCCTCCAGAATCCCCAGTGGTACATGGGGAAGCGCTTTCCCCATAGCTGGCTCTTCCCGCGGGTCTCCGTCATCGTCCACCAGGGAGGCGCGGGCCACTGCGCCGCCTCGGCGCGCTCGGGCAAGCCCACCATCGCCATTCCCATCTTCGAGGAGCAGGAGTTCAATGCCCAGGCGCTCGTATCCGCGGGCGTCGCCGTGAGGCTGCGCATCCAGGAGCTGACACAGCAGTCCTTCAAGAAGGCCTTCCAGGAAGCCCTGCGGCTGGAGGGACAGGCCCGCGTGGTCGGAACGCAGCTGGATGAGCAGGTGCGGCACAGCGGCGAGAAGGCGGTGAAGGAAATCCTGGGGTGGTTGGGAATCTCCCGGACAGACCCGACGTAG
- a CDS encoding DUF2381 family protein, with product MLLLRSVLLVALAASAALASGGRDKLSVRPILLSEHPDDATHRVYVKGQVVTTLRFEQSVDPVKTKMLGWEGRLEPLAVVRNKVLLEPLHDLDDDEAIPVVVTLVDGTEVPFLLRPPGREGWSWTDQQVDVFKNRESHAAMHAVLREALKKNDALTEENQRYRKEETSEDHALAALLVSGALAQTPFKVVERFFGKDADAEIDAQVLQGKVKAAVVFKIKNLAPEQPWSMKSARLVTLDKGHERAVAVRATGREIMPGGSGVVAFVVDGGAFMEDGKLTRLSLEVYRHDGMRQAFIQLDPALIER from the coding sequence ATGCTACTTCTCCGGTCTGTACTCCTTGTTGCCCTCGCGGCGTCAGCCGCCCTGGCCAGCGGCGGGCGCGACAAACTCTCTGTACGCCCCATCCTGCTCTCGGAACACCCAGACGATGCCACCCACCGCGTTTACGTGAAGGGGCAGGTCGTCACGACGCTCCGGTTCGAGCAGTCCGTCGACCCGGTCAAGACGAAGATGCTCGGTTGGGAGGGCCGGCTCGAGCCGCTGGCGGTGGTCCGCAACAAGGTACTCCTGGAGCCCCTCCATGACCTCGACGACGATGAAGCAATTCCCGTGGTCGTGACGCTGGTCGATGGGACAGAGGTGCCCTTTCTGCTGAGACCTCCGGGCCGCGAAGGGTGGTCGTGGACGGACCAGCAGGTCGACGTCTTCAAAAACCGCGAGAGCCACGCGGCCATGCACGCAGTTCTGAGGGAAGCGCTCAAGAAGAACGACGCCCTGACCGAGGAGAACCAGCGCTACCGCAAGGAAGAGACTTCGGAGGATCACGCCCTGGCCGCCCTGCTGGTATCAGGCGCGTTGGCACAGACACCGTTCAAGGTGGTGGAGCGCTTTTTTGGCAAGGACGCGGATGCCGAGATTGATGCCCAGGTGCTTCAGGGGAAGGTCAAGGCGGCTGTCGTCTTCAAGATCAAGAACCTGGCCCCTGAGCAGCCGTGGAGCATGAAGTCGGCTCGTCTGGTGACCCTGGACAAAGGCCATGAGCGAGCAGTCGCCGTTCGCGCCACTGGCCGTGAGATCATGCCCGGCGGGTCCGGTGTGGTGGCCTTTGTCGTGGACGGTGGCGCCTTCATGGAGGATGGCAAGTTGACGCGCCTGTCGCTGGAGGTCTACCGGCACGACGGGATGCGGCAGGCCTTCATCCAACTAGATCCGGCCCTCATAGAGCGATAG
- the hutH gene encoding histidine ammonia-lyase has product MYRPRLLIDGDTLRLEEILQVARNEAIVQLTPESEACVRASRDLVDRVAAGDTPAYGINTGFGTLAEVRIDKKDLRELQRNLILSHAAGVGTPMPLPEARALLLLRCNVLAKGFSGIRLETLQLALDMLNRDVVPVVPERGSVGASGDLAPLAHLALVFIGEGEAFFQGQRMPARQALERAGLKPVVLEAKEGLALVNGTQAMCAVGTLLQLRAESLATIADIAGSMTLEGLLGSHKPFIPEIQEVRPHEGQKACAAHLLTLLAGSDLVETHVNCSKVQDPYSLRCMPQVHGAAREGFAFARRILEVEVNSATDNPLVFVEGNRIVSGGNFHGQPISLAMDVTAMALTQLSSISERRVEQLVNPALSNLPPFLAKNSGLNSGFMIAQVTSAALVAESRVLCHPASVDSIPSSAGREDHVSMGMTAALKGRQVADFTRTCLAIEILVASQALDFRLPVKAGRGPRAAHELVRSRVPTMEKDREIHRDIEAVCELIDSGELLRVVRAATA; this is encoded by the coding sequence ATGTACCGCCCCCGTCTTCTCATCGATGGTGACACCCTCCGGCTGGAGGAGATCCTGCAGGTTGCCCGCAACGAGGCGATCGTGCAGCTCACGCCCGAGTCCGAGGCCTGCGTCCGCGCCTCGCGCGACCTGGTGGACCGCGTGGCCGCCGGAGACACCCCCGCCTACGGCATCAACACCGGCTTTGGCACCCTGGCCGAGGTGCGCATCGACAAGAAGGACCTGCGCGAGCTGCAGCGCAACCTGATCCTCTCGCACGCCGCCGGCGTGGGCACCCCCATGCCCCTGCCCGAGGCGCGCGCCCTGCTGCTGCTGCGCTGCAACGTGCTGGCCAAGGGCTTCTCGGGCATCCGCCTGGAGACGCTGCAGCTGGCGCTGGACATGCTGAACAGGGACGTGGTGCCGGTGGTGCCCGAGCGCGGCAGCGTGGGCGCCTCGGGAGACCTGGCGCCGCTGGCGCACCTGGCGCTCGTCTTCATCGGCGAGGGCGAGGCCTTCTTCCAGGGCCAGCGGATGCCGGCCCGTCAGGCGCTGGAGCGCGCCGGGCTGAAGCCGGTGGTGCTGGAGGCCAAGGAGGGCCTGGCGCTCGTGAATGGCACGCAGGCCATGTGCGCGGTGGGCACGCTGCTCCAGCTTCGCGCCGAGTCGCTCGCCACCATCGCGGACATCGCCGGCTCCATGACGCTCGAGGGCCTGCTGGGCAGCCACAAGCCCTTCATCCCGGAGATTCAAGAGGTGCGTCCGCACGAGGGCCAGAAGGCCTGCGCCGCCCACCTGCTCACGCTGCTGGCGGGCAGTGATCTGGTGGAGACGCACGTCAACTGCAGCAAGGTGCAGGACCCGTACTCGCTGCGCTGCATGCCGCAGGTGCACGGCGCGGCCCGCGAGGGGTTCGCCTTCGCGCGGCGGATTCTGGAAGTCGAGGTGAACAGCGCCACGGACAACCCGCTCGTCTTCGTGGAGGGCAACCGGATCGTCTCGGGCGGCAACTTCCACGGGCAGCCCATCTCGCTGGCCATGGACGTGACGGCGATGGCGCTCACGCAGCTGTCCTCCATCAGCGAGCGGCGCGTGGAGCAGCTGGTGAACCCGGCGCTGTCCAACCTGCCGCCGTTCCTGGCGAAGAACTCGGGGTTGAACTCGGGCTTCATGATCGCCCAGGTGACGAGCGCGGCGCTGGTGGCCGAGTCGCGCGTGCTGTGCCACCCGGCCTCGGTGGACTCGATTCCGTCCTCGGCGGGCCGAGAGGACCACGTGTCCATGGGCATGACGGCGGCGCTCAAGGGCCGGCAGGTGGCGGACTTCACGCGCACGTGTCTGGCCATTGAGATCCTGGTGGCGAGCCAGGCGCTGGACTTCCGGCTGCCGGTGAAGGCGGGCCGGGGCCCTCGCGCCGCGCACGAGCTGGTGCGCAGCCGCGTGCCCACCATGGAGAAGGATCGGGAGATCCACCGCGACATCGAGGCCGTCTGCGAGCTCATCGACTCGGGCGAGCTGCTCCGGGTGGTGCGCGCCGCCACGGCGTAG